A portion of the Leptospira kanakyensis genome contains these proteins:
- a CDS encoding flagellar motor protein MotB has product MRRRSRFVSKEEEHIEAHDRWLLTYADMITLLLGLFIILYAISKVDANRLTEVAKDIKRGFGLNVSSVGAILEGGSGILEDDTMEPKSQVFRLWERIGFALKTLREKAKLKLGLAETEELKLTFAGSDLASDDVLKADPDLKFAFEQLAVLSKGMDIDIVVRVQIPYESQIDKSKFQNSWDYHSHRASLLAEKLVNEYGIPKEQISVQGYAMFQKSKDSDTPEKKAKEERIEILIRKKETAETIK; this is encoded by the coding sequence ATGAGAAGACGTTCCAGATTTGTATCCAAAGAAGAAGAACATATAGAAGCGCATGATCGTTGGTTATTGACCTATGCTGATATGATCACCTTATTATTAGGGTTATTTATTATATTGTATGCTATCAGTAAAGTTGATGCTAACCGCCTAACGGAAGTGGCAAAAGATATCAAAAGAGGATTTGGTCTAAATGTAAGTTCAGTTGGAGCGATTCTGGAAGGTGGTTCCGGAATCTTAGAAGACGACACGATGGAACCAAAGTCACAAGTGTTTCGTCTTTGGGAACGAATTGGTTTCGCATTAAAAACACTTCGAGAAAAAGCTAAACTAAAATTGGGTCTTGCTGAAACGGAAGAACTCAAATTGACTTTCGCCGGATCTGATTTGGCATCCGATGATGTATTAAAGGCCGATCCTGATTTAAAATTTGCTTTTGAACAATTAGCCGTATTATCAAAAGGTATGGACATTGATATTGTGGTTCGTGTGCAAATTCCTTATGAATCACAAATTGATAAATCGAAATTTCAAAACTCATGGGATTACCATTCCCATAGGGCTTCTTTACTCGCAGAAAAATTAGTCAATGAATATGGCATTCCAAAAGAACAAATCTCGGTCCAAGGTTATGCCATGTTTCAAAAATCAAAAGATTCAGATACACCAGAAAAAAAAGCCAAAGAAGAACGAATCGAAATTTTGATTCGTAAAAAAGAAACAGCAGAAACGATCAAATAA
- a CDS encoding MliC family protein: MKFITIFIIAITTAICLFSFSCSTAYEEMEVIYQAEDGQRITAVYHNPTNEEGTFSVTLKFPSGQSVTLNQGMAASGVRYTDDKTLVWWTKGGEAFMMKPDGKGDWEITDRYKEIPIPPNP; this comes from the coding sequence TTGAAATTTATCACTATTTTTATCATCGCGATAACGACCGCCATTTGTTTATTCTCTTTCTCTTGTTCAACCGCTTACGAAGAAATGGAAGTCATTTACCAAGCGGAAGATGGCCAAAGGATTACGGCAGTTTACCACAATCCAACAAATGAAGAAGGTACATTCTCTGTGACTCTAAAATTTCCTAGTGGGCAATCTGTCACATTGAATCAAGGTATGGCTGCCTCAGGAGTTCGTTATACAGATGACAAAACTTTAGTTTGGTGGACAAAAGGTGGTGAGGCATTTATGATGAAACCAGATGGAAAAGGTGATTGGGAGATAACAGACAGGTATAAAGAAATTCCAATACCGCCCAATCCTTGA
- a CDS encoding FFLEELY motif protein yields MKHQLTEEVKLARREIVRVQVDRFHLYYYDFFHRTETIEMAKFFFETVYNLDGKEEWETLAFSTYDKVKNMMKEGTRESVERLIELNAITDELDIQMAELLISKGWELGKEISQEEYFLLFCELDKREVRKKQLEVVLFNLKKFYELAHKPVSAYIIKPASMMARLLGVYPLFKKVEQGYYATLPVNQDLFNEFYAIVQEKEWDFLYKAFPTLKGET; encoded by the coding sequence ATGAAACACCAATTGACGGAAGAAGTAAAACTTGCCAGGAGGGAAATCGTTCGTGTGCAAGTGGATCGATTTCATCTTTATTATTATGATTTTTTTCATCGAACTGAAACGATAGAAATGGCAAAATTCTTTTTTGAAACTGTTTATAACTTAGATGGCAAAGAAGAATGGGAAACATTAGCATTTTCTACTTATGACAAAGTAAAAAATATGATGAAGGAAGGCACAAGAGAAAGTGTTGAAAGATTGATCGAACTCAATGCAATCACTGATGAACTGGACATCCAAATGGCAGAACTATTAATCTCTAAAGGTTGGGAACTGGGAAAGGAAATTAGTCAGGAGGAATACTTTTTATTATTCTGTGAATTGGACAAAAGAGAAGTTCGAAAAAAACAATTAGAGGTTGTACTTTTTAATCTTAAAAAATTTTATGAATTAGCACACAAGCCGGTCAGTGCTTATATCATTAAACCTGCATCAATGATGGCGAGGTTACTTGGAGTGTATCCTTTGTTTAAAAAAGTAGAACAAGGTTACTACGCTACTTTGCCTGTGAACCAGGATTTATTTAATGAATTCTATGCAATAGTCCAAGAAAAGGAATGGGATTTTTTATATAAAGCTTTCCCAACCCTCAAAGGGGAAACATGA
- a CDS encoding LA_2478/LA_2722/LA_4182 family protein: MNLLNIIFSKLNMKNGIRIFLSIFVLVTVVSCKKDKGIINVEWQNESLSLTSEICAKYRECADKEWKSIPGNLKKFTEGRLDETQCQKRFRESNAYKLIGEDPLTIQTAYKECHKQILLFSCKDLQEGKIDSVPSCVAFQKIQNGN; the protein is encoded by the coding sequence ATGAACTTACTTAATATAATATTTTCGAAATTGAATATGAAAAATGGAATTCGTATTTTCTTATCAATCTTTGTTTTAGTAACGGTTGTATCATGTAAAAAAGATAAAGGGATCATAAATGTAGAATGGCAGAATGAATCGTTAAGTTTAACATCTGAAATTTGTGCCAAGTATAGAGAGTGTGCTGATAAAGAATGGAAATCTATTCCAGGAAATCTTAAAAAATTCACCGAAGGCAGACTCGATGAAACCCAATGCCAAAAAAGATTTCGAGAAAGTAATGCATACAAACTTATCGGCGAAGATCCGTTAACAATCCAAACTGCCTATAAGGAATGTCATAAACAGATTTTGTTGTTTAGCTGTAAGGATTTACAAGAAGGAAAAATTGATTCCGTTCCATCTTGTGTGGCTTTTCAAAAAATTCAGAACGGGAATTAG
- a CDS encoding SH3 domain-containing protein, which produces MRFELNDGNLRILDGKSSKLLDTIPVDSRYQKVFKTEQIGHFLLIVIKNEEEEYEGVVYDLNLRRVLLKNLSKQIHVHMCNFESVSPQNLFLVFDAGKGFVRTKYVFDLSKSKFHVFDDMRIELQWIAPRTFIFYATPKEGETDLPIRKDDTILEEKRIWRNGTIHRTKTTRYTYQD; this is translated from the coding sequence TTGAGATTTGAACTGAACGATGGAAATTTAAGGATTTTAGATGGAAAATCCTCCAAACTATTGGACACAATACCTGTTGATAGTCGCTATCAGAAAGTTTTTAAAACAGAACAAATAGGACATTTCCTTTTAATTGTCATAAAAAATGAAGAGGAAGAATATGAAGGTGTTGTGTATGATTTGAATCTTCGCCGTGTGCTTTTGAAGAATCTCAGTAAACAAATTCACGTGCATATGTGTAACTTTGAATCCGTTTCTCCGCAAAATTTATTTCTAGTGTTTGATGCTGGTAAAGGATTTGTTCGCACAAAATATGTATTTGATCTATCAAAATCCAAATTCCATGTTTTTGACGATATGAGAATTGAATTACAGTGGATAGCACCAAGAACCTTTATCTTTTATGCCACTCCAAAAGAGGGAGAAACAGACTTACCAATTAGGAAAGATGATACCATCTTAGAAGAAAAAAGAATTTGGAGAAATGGAACCATCCATAGAACCAAAACCACACGTTATACTTACCAAGATTAA
- a CDS encoding metallophosphoesterase produces the protein MKLEIGYNFPFEIRKETHQSNCNDDFSILFLSDLHFNGFNKTKVYEIIKKIEELNPTIILFGGDYIDSNKGLIQLKLLLLSLSHRKNLFAIAGNHDYFFGIDKIKECMEANNVFWLEKRSFTFQINNTTIRIVGNLLKTEEKEFDFSILVLHNPKAIDNLKDHHHSAFAGHLHGCQFVFWENKNGLYPGKFFYKWNTLKAMKDDCQFFISKGLGDTLPIRFNCKRDMIFLQVNGIQDRIIF, from the coding sequence ATGAAATTAGAGATCGGGTATAATTTCCCATTTGAGATTAGAAAAGAAACTCACCAAAGCAATTGTAACGATGACTTTAGTATTTTGTTTCTGTCGGATTTACATTTTAATGGGTTCAACAAAACAAAAGTTTACGAAATAATTAAGAAAATTGAAGAGTTAAACCCCACAATTATTTTATTTGGCGGTGATTATATTGATTCAAACAAGGGACTGATCCAATTAAAATTGTTACTTCTATCATTATCACATCGGAAAAATCTTTTTGCAATTGCAGGCAATCATGACTATTTTTTCGGAATAGACAAAATTAAAGAATGTATGGAAGCAAACAATGTCTTTTGGCTTGAAAAGCGGTCATTTACATTTCAAATCAACAACACAACAATTCGAATTGTTGGGAATCTTTTGAAAACTGAAGAAAAAGAATTTGATTTTTCCATTTTAGTTTTACACAATCCAAAGGCTATCGACAACCTTAAGGACCACCATCACTCAGCGTTTGCTGGTCATCTACATGGTTGCCAATTTGTATTTTGGGAAAATAAAAATGGCCTGTACCCTGGAAAATTCTTTTATAAGTGGAACACTCTAAAGGCAATGAAGGATGATTGTCAGTTTTTCATAAGTAAAGGTTTAGGAGATACTTTGCCTATAAGATTCAATTGCAAAAGAGATATGATATTTCTTCAGGTGAATGGGATCCAAGATAGAATCATTTTTTAA
- a CDS encoding glycoside hydrolase family 25 protein, with the protein MIKKIFILAFLVLFAVSALYKAFDLGLIWFVYPSEERYPIRGIDVSNHQGKIDWDLIPKKQISFVYIKATEGGDFKDKSFPYNWKEAKRVGFKVGAYHFFTLCKTGAEQAENFIQSVPLEIDSLPPVVDLEFVGNCKDRPKIENVQSEISIFLNKVDTYYKTKTILYLTNEFIEKYLGDQLFNHPIWIRNIFVHPNTFTSIDWMIWQYKSTARIDGISGPVDLNVLNGNLESLIQMNHSN; encoded by the coding sequence ATGATAAAAAAAATATTCATTTTAGCTTTCTTAGTTTTGTTTGCCGTCTCCGCGTTATATAAGGCTTTTGATTTAGGACTCATTTGGTTTGTTTATCCTTCTGAAGAAAGGTATCCAATTAGGGGTATTGATGTTTCAAACCACCAAGGCAAAATAGATTGGGACTTAATTCCGAAAAAACAAATTTCCTTTGTTTATATCAAAGCGACAGAAGGAGGAGATTTTAAAGACAAATCGTTTCCTTATAATTGGAAAGAAGCTAAGAGAGTGGGATTTAAAGTGGGAGCCTACCATTTTTTTACATTATGTAAAACAGGTGCTGAACAAGCTGAGAATTTTATTCAATCAGTTCCTTTAGAAATAGATTCATTACCACCCGTTGTTGATTTAGAATTTGTTGGAAATTGTAAAGATAGGCCCAAAATTGAAAACGTTCAGAGTGAAATTTCTATTTTCTTAAATAAAGTGGATACTTACTATAAAACCAAAACCATTCTTTATTTAACGAATGAATTCATAGAAAAGTATCTTGGGGATCAGTTATTTAACCATCCTATATGGATTCGAAATATTTTTGTACATCCCAATACATTTACTTCGATTGATTGGATGATTTGGCAATACAAAAGTACTGCGAGAATTGACGGAATCAGCGGCCCCGTTGATTTAAATGTTTTAAATGGTAATCTTGAAAGTTTGATACAAATGAATCATTCAAACTAA
- a CDS encoding LIC13341 family surface-exposed protein: protein MKLSILFRITVTLLFAFVSFVSCSQKEAPSDSEIRQAVYGNDQNRKIRVLGQKQINLDETPEMEILVLFQSGTSEVLAAFRKDGSSWTFLWKLEFFLQSLGEMFYDAKLKSWVPGSAPGKEKVTFAGDCLRRIVLAELPGDNFNSVFIEVLSEEPPLGLFSVPMGYRKGKKVWDGLQLKEHEELKRSKRVDFEYNNKEKSFRIFPTNPNYSQEFVFNGWEMIPNLPMQPVPAFVSLEVTPKFEIGKESLVTLQLKNRGNYVSLTYLSLSFPEAGSVRLAGETQGVRLYKKGDIVFNVVQNKKIPAEYPLLEVTKEGWANNFRYGVKFYYTPKESVTPKILFRSTYKFYHEIVSIPNQFSIAPFERDQQGFPSYLLGTPAN, encoded by the coding sequence ATGAAATTATCCATTTTGTTTCGAATTACAGTCACTTTACTTTTCGCGTTTGTTTCTTTCGTATCCTGCTCACAAAAGGAAGCGCCTTCCGATTCAGAAATTAGGCAAGCTGTCTACGGGAATGACCAAAACAGGAAAATTCGTGTCTTAGGCCAAAAACAGATTAATTTGGATGAAACTCCGGAAATGGAAATCTTAGTTTTGTTCCAATCGGGGACAAGTGAGGTTCTTGCTGCCTTCCGGAAAGATGGATCGAGTTGGACGTTTCTTTGGAAGTTGGAATTCTTTTTACAGAGCCTAGGAGAGATGTTTTACGACGCGAAACTTAAATCCTGGGTTCCGGGATCGGCACCGGGAAAGGAAAAAGTTACTTTTGCAGGGGATTGCCTTCGTAGGATTGTGCTCGCTGAACTTCCGGGAGATAATTTTAATTCCGTATTTATTGAAGTTTTGTCCGAAGAACCACCGTTAGGTTTGTTTTCTGTTCCGATGGGTTATCGTAAAGGTAAAAAAGTTTGGGATGGGCTCCAATTAAAAGAACACGAAGAATTAAAAAGAAGTAAACGTGTAGATTTTGAATACAATAACAAAGAAAAATCTTTTCGTATTTTCCCAACAAATCCAAATTACTCACAAGAATTTGTTTTTAATGGTTGGGAAATGATTCCAAACCTTCCGATGCAACCTGTTCCAGCTTTTGTATCCTTGGAAGTGACTCCGAAGTTTGAGATTGGAAAAGAATCTCTTGTAACATTACAACTAAAGAATCGCGGAAACTATGTTAGTTTAACATATTTGTCTTTATCTTTTCCTGAAGCTGGTTCTGTGAGATTGGCAGGAGAAACGCAAGGAGTAAGGTTGTATAAAAAAGGTGACATTGTTTTTAATGTTGTCCAAAATAAAAAAATCCCAGCCGAATATCCTTTATTAGAGGTTACAAAAGAAGGATGGGCAAATAACTTTCGTTATGGTGTAAAATTTTATTACACACCGAAAGAATCTGTAACGCCAAAAATATTATTTCGTTCCACTTATAAGTTTTATCATGAGATTGTTTCCATTCCCAATCAGTTTTCAATTGCTCCTTTTGAACGCGACCAACAAGGATTTCCCTCTTATCTTTTAGGAACACCGGCGAATTAA
- a CDS encoding RDD family protein — MTTTPESPTNDLISAAASMSDRYIAMIYDAIFFLFIIFVSAKIILFLNVDGRMAQYVFFVFLFLYDPLCVSFFRATPGHYIKGLRVVSTDAKNLNLFKSFIRYIAKITLGILSLITILGSKKQAIHDKLTSSYVVYKNKL; from the coding sequence ATGACTACCACTCCAGAATCACCAACTAACGATCTTATTTCGGCCGCAGCATCCATGAGCGACAGATACATAGCGATGATTTATGATGCGATTTTTTTCCTGTTTATTATCTTTGTTTCGGCAAAAATCATTTTATTCCTAAATGTAGATGGCCGGATGGCCCAATACGTTTTCTTTGTTTTTCTCTTTTTATACGATCCTTTATGTGTAAGTTTTTTTCGTGCTACACCTGGTCATTATATCAAAGGATTAAGGGTAGTTTCGACAGATGCCAAAAATTTAAATTTATTCAAAAGTTTCATTCGTTATATTGCCAAAATCACTTTGGGAATACTATCTTTAATCACAATATTAGGATCTAAAAAACAAGCTATACATGATAAACTAACATCTTCCTATGTGGTGTATAAAAATAAATTGTAA
- a CDS encoding fibronectin type III domain-containing protein gives MKKTIWILLSTLVFGNCIAFLDFNRTNNEFSKDSLLVLLGSKDVGVPAGGGTGTPSGTRIQSSDELFTILIPEGAMEETVDFKITKYESTQAPLPSGYVPTSSIYQITPSYQFKKEVLVTITLDRAKAQSMNLNFGKSRGFHVSTKSTEPDAERMPGWAGVNTTLESERIVFQTKSFSLFGGGTPPPGNLPPVINGAYYYLKPSTRHIPYEIRADVFEPDNDAMNVYLVVGPAGGPTNYFSMTREGTTNWYRSNIPYEAMSPGGILIQIVAVDIHGQKTARPSTGTFLYPTDSGNPAYISQYTPDRDGDGYNDVWELDNGYNPNNASSPPGGTTYPPGLPVVIDSLEILPTQAWVQVNEPITFSARGFLAGVQKFVNVNFHTTGVGLGGGPIGNLNSSTFTATTPGIAGVFATYQTHEASASVHVADTIAPSNITDLVATPMSSSRIQLRWTAPGSVGALGQASAYEIRRSTSPITNNLQCDAATGIAHTMIPKNAGLVETKEIDGHLPQSTYYFCVRAIDSAGNRNSWSGVVSTTTYAPTDLVPPADITTATATVESYQQIKLTWIAVGDNGNVGSASAYEIRRRSTPINSDDDCSAGVFVPNTVVASPAGTPLEFTISGLSSGTVHYFCIRAFDHGGNRSLWSGILQATTPFANQTPVIQVATNIAITSGFEASLNATQSFDPDASFCGAQSNLYEYNWRLVSKPPLSNLANGDIQNSNSKLAKVLPDAIGDYIFEFSFKDNAGSCAGGNRTSASLVTIKVNPVNLDSPVVVEAQAGGSNAFVHWTPVTGATSYTVYYSTSPGVSSISTNIGSITNPFTTIPGLTSGSMYYFRVAANGPTGGSALSSMEAKAFMPFAQIGTGSTTHVALTVGPVGSGMEISAVIDTFNQKLLVITNNGANNSKPGLFRCNFDGSGCNLIDISAGQGSYSGSYINSIIDYINMKLLVVTANGTNNAKPSLFRCNLDGTNCSHTDISVGQGTNSGFYSSLAIDLVNKKLLVVTTNLANNYKPSLFRCNLDGSSCSHTDISVGQGSFSGNYPSIVIDQISSKLLVVTSNGANNSKPSLFRCNLDGSGCSHTDISAGQGNSSGYSPSIVIDQINSKLLVVTSNGANAAKPSLFRCNLDGSSCSHTDISVGQGSMSGTNPSVVIDNSGGKIFVVTQNGANQEKPSLFRCNVDGTSCSHRDISVGQDTYSGMYPTLLLDQMNAKIIAVTRNDTGSRPSLYIQ, from the coding sequence ATGAAAAAGACAATTTGGATTTTACTCAGCACCTTAGTGTTTGGGAACTGCATTGCATTTTTAGATTTCAATCGAACCAATAATGAATTCTCTAAAGACTCTTTGTTGGTACTCTTAGGTTCTAAGGATGTAGGGGTTCCTGCAGGTGGTGGAACGGGGACTCCATCGGGAACACGCATCCAATCCAGTGACGAACTTTTTACGATTTTGATCCCTGAAGGTGCGATGGAGGAAACCGTCGACTTTAAAATTACGAAATACGAATCAACCCAAGCACCACTTCCTTCTGGTTATGTGCCAACAAGTTCCATCTACCAAATCACTCCATCTTACCAATTCAAAAAAGAAGTTTTAGTCACCATCACTCTGGACCGTGCCAAAGCACAATCGATGAATCTTAACTTTGGAAAAAGTAGAGGTTTTCATGTCTCTACCAAGAGCACAGAACCAGATGCAGAAAGAATGCCTGGTTGGGCCGGCGTCAACACAACACTTGAATCAGAAAGAATTGTCTTTCAAACAAAAAGTTTTTCACTGTTTGGCGGGGGAACTCCTCCACCAGGGAATTTACCTCCTGTCATCAATGGTGCCTACTATTATCTAAAACCTAGCACTCGCCATATTCCGTATGAAATAAGAGCTGATGTGTTTGAACCAGACAATGATGCCATGAATGTGTATTTGGTGGTAGGACCTGCGGGTGGACCAACTAACTACTTCTCGATGACAAGAGAAGGAACAACAAATTGGTATAGATCCAATATCCCTTACGAAGCAATGAGTCCTGGTGGAATCTTAATTCAGATCGTTGCCGTCGATATCCATGGTCAGAAAACGGCTAGGCCATCTACAGGAACGTTTTTATACCCTACTGACTCAGGGAACCCTGCTTACATCAGCCAATACACTCCAGATCGTGATGGTGATGGATACAATGATGTTTGGGAACTCGATAATGGATACAATCCGAACAATGCAAGTAGTCCACCAGGAGGAACCACATACCCACCAGGACTTCCTGTTGTCATTGACAGCTTGGAAATTTTACCAACACAAGCTTGGGTGCAGGTGAATGAACCCATTACGTTTTCTGCTCGAGGGTTCCTTGCCGGTGTTCAAAAATTTGTGAATGTCAATTTCCACACCACTGGCGTTGGCCTTGGTGGAGGCCCCATAGGCAATCTGAATTCATCTACTTTCACAGCAACCACTCCTGGCATTGCGGGAGTGTTTGCCACGTACCAAACTCATGAAGCATCTGCTTCCGTTCATGTTGCCGATACCATTGCTCCGTCGAATATCACCGATTTGGTGGCAACACCGATGTCCTCATCCAGAATCCAGTTGCGATGGACAGCTCCGGGCAGTGTAGGTGCATTAGGACAAGCATCTGCGTATGAGATCAGAAGGTCCACTTCCCCCATCACAAACAATTTGCAATGTGATGCTGCTACTGGGATTGCACATACGATGATTCCAAAAAACGCAGGGTTAGTGGAAACAAAAGAAATTGATGGCCACCTCCCGCAATCAACATACTATTTTTGTGTTCGCGCCATTGATTCTGCAGGGAATCGCAATTCTTGGTCCGGAGTTGTCTCCACCACAACCTATGCACCAACAGACTTAGTCCCACCTGCTGATATCACAACCGCAACTGCAACTGTCGAATCCTACCAACAAATCAAACTGACTTGGATTGCAGTGGGAGACAATGGAAATGTTGGTTCTGCCTCCGCTTATGAAATCAGACGTCGTTCCACTCCCATCAATTCAGATGACGACTGTTCGGCGGGTGTCTTTGTTCCGAATACGGTAGTGGCGTCACCTGCAGGCACTCCATTAGAGTTTACCATCAGTGGATTGTCTTCAGGAACAGTTCATTATTTTTGTATCCGCGCTTTTGACCATGGAGGGAACCGAAGTCTTTGGAGTGGGATTTTACAAGCCACCACACCATTTGCCAACCAAACTCCTGTGATCCAGGTGGCAACGAATATTGCGATAACTTCAGGATTTGAAGCATCACTTAATGCAACACAATCGTTTGACCCAGACGCCTCCTTTTGCGGAGCTCAATCAAATTTATATGAATACAATTGGAGATTGGTCTCCAAACCACCACTATCCAATTTGGCAAATGGTGATATTCAAAATAGTAATAGTAAATTAGCTAAAGTTTTACCTGATGCAATTGGTGATTATATATTTGAATTTTCCTTTAAAGACAATGCAGGCAGTTGCGCAGGAGGAAACCGAACTTCCGCTTCCTTAGTAACAATAAAAGTGAATCCAGTTAATTTAGATTCTCCAGTCGTTGTAGAAGCTCAAGCAGGAGGAAGCAACGCTTTTGTACACTGGACTCCAGTAACAGGTGCTACCTCATACACAGTTTATTACAGCACCAGTCCAGGAGTTTCAAGTATATCGACTAATATAGGATCTATCACTAATCCGTTTACTACAATTCCTGGATTAACAAGTGGATCTATGTATTACTTTAGGGTGGCAGCGAATGGACCAACGGGGGGAAGTGCGTTGTCTTCAATGGAAGCTAAGGCTTTTATGCCGTTTGCACAAATAGGTACAGGTAGTACAACACATGTTGCTTTAACTGTAGGTCCAGTTGGATCGGGTATGGAAATAAGCGCAGTTATCGATACATTTAATCAAAAACTATTGGTTATTACAAATAACGGAGCGAATAATTCCAAACCAGGTTTATTCAGATGTAATTTTGATGGAAGCGGATGCAATCTAATTGATATTTCAGCAGGACAAGGAAGTTATTCGGGCTCTTACATAAATTCGATCATAGATTACATAAATATGAAACTGTTGGTTGTAACGGCGAATGGAACAAATAACGCTAAACCTAGCTTATTTAGGTGTAATTTAGATGGGACAAATTGTTCTCATACGGATATTTCGGTTGGTCAAGGAACTAATTCTGGATTCTACTCAAGTTTGGCAATTGATCTAGTTAATAAAAAGTTGTTAGTTGTTACTACAAATCTAGCAAACAATTATAAACCGAGTTTATTCAGATGTAATTTAGACGGATCTTCTTGTTCCCATACGGATATTTCAGTGGGTCAAGGATCCTTTTCAGGTAATTACCCTAGTATCGTTATCGATCAAATTAGCAGTAAGTTGTTGGTTGTCACTTCAAATGGAGCGAATAATTCAAAACCAAGTTTATTTAGATGCAATCTAGATGGATCAGGTTGTTCCCATACGGATATATCTGCTGGCCAAGGAAACAGTTCTGGATATTCTCCTAGTATCGTTATTGATCAAATTAACAGTAAGTTGTTGGTTGTCACTTCAAATGGAGCGAATGCTGCAAAGCCAAGTTTATTTAGATGCAATCTAGATGGATCAAGTTGTTCCCATACGGATATTTCAGTAGGACAAGGATCAATGTCAGGAACAAATCCTAGCGTGGTAATCGATAATTCTGGTGGAAAAATATTTGTGGTAACCCAAAATGGCGCTAATCAAGAAAAGCCAAGTTTATTCAGATGCAATGTGGACGGAACAAGTTGTTCCCATCGGGATATTTCTGTTGGTCAGGATACTTATTCTGGTATGTATCCCACTTTATTGTTAGATCAGATGAATGCAAAGATAATTGCGGTCACACGAAATGATACAGGTTCTAGACCATCGCTTTATATTCAGTAA
- a CDS encoding DUF2167 domain-containing protein gives MKNLKTLLIGLLISLSPLSAEDDVLKKINNLKYQTGKVTIGDKLATVNVPKGFKFLDAKQSQFVLHDVWGNPLNEGILGMLFKADQSPISDNFTYAITYAFSEDGYVSDSDANEINYDDLLKSMKEDISEGNEDRKKEGYPTLELVGWANKPFYDANTKKLHWAKEIKFEGDEVNTLNYNIRILGRKGILELNAISDIQKLNLVQKDIPAIIASTEFNDGEKYSDYSPGIDKLAAYGIGGLIAGKVLAKAGFFALLLKFWKVIAIGAVAALGVLKKLFTKKADNSSVD, from the coding sequence ATGAAAAATCTAAAAACACTACTGATCGGGCTTTTGATTTCTTTATCACCATTATCTGCGGAAGATGATGTTCTTAAAAAAATTAACAATCTCAAATACCAAACGGGAAAGGTCACCATCGGTGATAAACTTGCTACTGTCAATGTTCCCAAGGGTTTTAAATTCCTGGACGCAAAACAAAGTCAATTTGTTTTGCATGATGTATGGGGAAACCCACTAAATGAAGGAATTCTGGGAATGCTTTTTAAAGCAGACCAGTCCCCTATTAGTGACAATTTTACTTACGCGATTACATACGCCTTTTCAGAAGACGGATACGTGAGCGATTCCGATGCCAATGAAATTAATTACGATGATCTTTTAAAATCCATGAAGGAAGATATTTCCGAAGGAAATGAAGATCGCAAAAAAGAAGGTTACCCTACTTTAGAATTGGTAGGTTGGGCTAATAAACCTTTTTATGATGCAAATACTAAAAAACTCCACTGGGCCAAAGAAATCAAATTCGAAGGTGACGAAGTGAATACGCTAAATTATAATATTCGTATCCTTGGAAGAAAAGGGATTCTCGAATTGAATGCAATTTCTGATATCCAAAAACTAAACCTTGTCCAAAAAGATATACCAGCCATCATCGCATCCACAGAGTTTAACGATGGAGAAAAATACTCAGATTATTCACCAGGTATTGATAAACTCGCAGCTTATGGAATTGGTGGACTGATCGCAGGAAAGGTTTTGGCTAAAGCGGGATTTTTTGCTTTGTTACTTAAATTTTGGAAAGTCATCGCCATTGGTGCCGTAGCAGCCCTAGGTGTTCTGAAAAAATTATTCACTAAAAAAGCAGATAACAGTTCGGTTGATTAA